One part of the Mangrovibacillus cuniculi genome encodes these proteins:
- the wrbA gene encoding NAD(P)H:quinone oxidoreductase, protein MTNVKLAVIYYSSTGTNYQMAQWAEEAGKEAGAEVKLLRVAETAPMAAIEQNEGWKAHFEATKDIVPEAQLSDLEWADAIIFSVPTRFGAMPSQLKAFIDTTGGLWFQGKLANKAVSAMASASNAHGGHEATILSLYTTMMHWGAIIAAPGYTSDAIFAAGGNPYGTSVTQGQDGKMIENVEPAVKHQAKRTVAVAAALKNNL, encoded by the coding sequence ATGACAAACGTGAAATTAGCAGTAATCTATTATAGTTCAACAGGAACAAACTATCAGATGGCACAATGGGCAGAGGAAGCTGGTAAGGAAGCTGGAGCAGAAGTAAAATTACTTCGCGTAGCGGAAACAGCTCCAATGGCTGCAATTGAACAAAATGAAGGCTGGAAAGCTCACTTTGAAGCGACAAAAGATATTGTACCGGAAGCACAACTTAGCGATTTAGAATGGGCAGATGCCATCATCTTCTCCGTACCAACTCGTTTCGGTGCTATGCCTTCTCAATTAAAAGCTTTCATTGATACTACTGGTGGTCTTTGGTTCCAAGGTAAACTTGCAAACAAAGCGGTGAGTGCAATGGCTTCTGCTTCCAATGCTCACGGTGGTCATGAGGCTACAATCCTTTCCTTATATACAACAATGATGCACTGGGGAGCAATCATTGCGGCACCTGGTTACACAAGTGATGCAATCTTTGCAGCTGGTGGGAACCCTTACGGAACAAGCGTAACGCAAGGTCAAGACGGTAAGATGATTGAGAACGTAGAGCCTGCTGTTAAGCACCAGGCTAAACGTACAGTTGCTGTTGCTGCTGCGTTAAAGAATAACCTATAA
- a CDS encoding RluA family pseudouridine synthase, producing the protein MEQQDLLTIPILDRWNGLTMEELFKGVWQLPKKPLHELRMSKRVLVNGEESRFSDVVKSGDVLSLPLLAEKTTHYVRDTAPIDVLYEDDHILVIHKPSGIDTHPNDLAQSGTLTNRVEAYLASRGKKEDALFVHRLDRDTSGAILFAKHKFIHRMLDKALQEREIKRTYHALVHGKWKKSMTIRDSIGEDRHHGSRRRVSNRGQTAVTHVTLLKSSPTFSLVACQLDTGRTHQIRVHLSHYGHPIVGDTLYGGKPMLKHQALHAKELRFYHPFLAKEIVVEAPLPRNWDSFLSELK; encoded by the coding sequence ATGGAACAACAAGACTTACTAACAATACCTATTTTAGATAGATGGAACGGCTTGACGATGGAAGAACTATTTAAAGGAGTGTGGCAACTTCCAAAGAAACCTTTACATGAATTAAGGATGTCTAAGCGTGTTTTGGTGAATGGAGAAGAAAGTCGCTTTTCGGATGTGGTGAAGAGTGGTGATGTATTGTCGCTTCCTCTTTTAGCGGAAAAAACCACACACTATGTACGGGATACTGCACCTATTGATGTATTGTATGAAGACGATCATATCCTTGTTATACATAAACCTAGTGGAATAGATACTCACCCTAATGATTTAGCCCAAAGCGGGACTTTGACCAATAGAGTAGAAGCTTATTTGGCTTCTCGAGGAAAAAAAGAAGATGCCTTATTTGTCCATCGCCTAGACCGAGATACAAGTGGCGCCATTTTGTTTGCTAAACATAAATTTATTCACCGAATGTTGGACAAAGCCCTCCAAGAACGCGAGATAAAACGGACGTATCATGCGTTGGTGCACGGGAAGTGGAAAAAGTCTATGACCATTCGCGATTCCATTGGGGAAGACCGACATCACGGTTCTAGAAGAAGAGTTTCTAATCGGGGACAGACAGCTGTGACCCATGTGACACTTTTGAAGAGTTCACCCACCTTTAGTCTCGTTGCCTGTCAATTAGACACAGGACGAACGCATCAGATCCGGGTACATTTGTCGCACTACGGTCATCCTATTGTAGGAGATACGTTATATGGTGGAAAGCCGATGCTAAAACACCAAGCTCTGCATGCAAAGGAGCTTCGTTTCTACCATCCATTCTTAGCAAAAGAAATAGTGGTGGAAGCTCCTTTGCCGAGGAATTGGGATTCTTTCCTTTCTGAACTAAAATAA
- a CDS encoding DUF5365 family protein — protein sequence MKVLLAATEEQEKEIVDHVQYIFTWILPKFFTDEEIDQFQEWGVLKKDEKVPYFGTMKEAFQIITSLQVIRSILLTDEREWTDHHVEMFDRNTERLEEMGYSFPFFLSHFTKERQLEQSISQYAKAANELLL from the coding sequence GTGAAAGTATTATTGGCAGCAACAGAAGAGCAGGAGAAAGAAATAGTAGACCATGTGCAGTACATATTTACATGGATCCTCCCCAAATTCTTCACCGACGAGGAGATTGATCAATTTCAAGAATGGGGAGTTCTAAAGAAAGATGAGAAGGTTCCGTACTTTGGAACTATGAAAGAAGCGTTTCAAATCATTACAAGCCTTCAGGTGATTAGATCCATTTTATTAACAGATGAAAGAGAATGGACAGATCACCACGTAGAAATGTTTGATAGAAACACGGAAAGATTAGAGGAAATGGGGTACTCTTTTCCGTTCTTTTTGAGTCATTTTACAAAAGAAAGACAATTGGAGCAGTCAATTTCCCAATATGCGAAAGCAGCGAACGAGCTACTATTATAG